aactttggattcgtgTAAAGCATACTAGGAAGCACAAACAAATGTAGTATTCTGTTAGACCTATACATATACATGGAAATGaatcaaatattctaaaaaaaagtgttgaaTCTCCATGAttggctcatctctagtaataggtAAGGATAGAGGGGTAAAttaatctgtacccccccccccaattacacTGTATTATTAATATTACTGTTTTCCTCATATGGTAAGAAGACTCCTAGTAGCCCCCTAGGCCCAAAGCCATTGTACTTCtgcaagttacacccctgatcctGTTGGTGCTAATAGGTAGGGAGAACCCTATGTATAAccctatatattacattttttggcaTTTCCTGTGGATATGGGTAGAATCTGAATATTCCTTTACATCCTAGATTTGAACACACCCTCCCATGTATAGCATCCTAGGAAGAGGCTACGCGAATAAATGTAGTATTCTGTTAGACCCCATTATACATTCGTGGGGTCATTCCCACCCCTCCTGCTGGGAGCTTTGTATGGGCCAGGATGGGCGAAGTTCACTTTGCAATGTACATTGGATTGGATCTTCAGTTTCTTGAGTTTCCCTTTTAGTTCTTGTTTGTTTACAAAATGTAAAGTGATCACAAAAGACAAAAGAGGAAGGAATCAGCCCAAAGACAGAgcagaggagcaggggacatgtaaatCAGGGGGGTggtttgttttttcttgtttttccctTGACTTTGTAGTTAGAAATGCAGCCATCACATTTTTTGTAGGTCTCTTAAAAAGGTCTTTTTATACAATGTTTGTCTCTTTTTATGCTACTTAtgtcttttttctattttaacgTCTCTTGTTTATGCTAGATATGTCTTAATACCACTATTGCAACTAGTGTGGAACTTTTTATGTCTATTTTTACACCATTTGTGTTTTTACTATACTAattatgtgtcattttttttactacttaCCATATGTCTTTATTACACTAAATATATACATCTATGTTACACTATTTATATCCATTTTTATACAATTTAGGTCTCTTTTTATACTActtatgtcttttttttaatgtctctTGTTTATGCTATAGATGTCTTAATTACACTATTTCAGCCTATGTCGCACtttttatgtctattttatataccatttgtgtttttatattacTAATTATGtgccctttttattttttatgctacTTACCATATGTCTTAATATATACATCTAtgttacactatatatatattatacgatTTATGTTCTTGTTATAataatgtttccttttttttacaattttgtctTTATTACACAATCTATGTCTATTTTATGATTTTGTATTACTAGTTATTTCTTTTAAATActgttttcttccttttttataCCGTTGTTATCAGTTATGTTTTTGTATGCCATTTATGTCTTTTTAACACTATTGATGTTTAATTTAATACTAGTTATGTCtctttctgtatattttatttatttaaaatgatcttatatttttttcaatacaTACCAATGCAATccaacaaatatttaaaaaaattgctcaaataatggaattattgacACTACCAAGTACAAATCCCCCAAATGGCCCCATCACTTCTGGAAAGGTgggaaataaaaaaaggaaaatgtataaTTTTCCCATTTAATGAGATATTTGTTACAAGCAAACTAATGTCTTTCATAATTCTTGAACATAGCTGTCatcccaatacaggcagtccccgggttacatacaagatagggtctggaggtttgttcttaagttgagtttgtatgtaagtcagaactgtatagtttatcattgtaatcccagccagaacttttttggtctctgtcacaactggattttaaaaatgttgggttgtcataagaatcaggattatcaataaagcttcattacagacacctgtgataactgttatagctgatcattgtagcctaggactaaagtacagtaaattaccaaaatccagaggtccgtttgtaactaggggtcgtatgtaagtcaggtgttcttaagtaggggactgcctgtattggtgccccccccctccacccttTAACTGTTATCAGTCTAGCAATAAACAGCCCCTTTAAATATGTTTTGTTGCCATTTTGAACCCAGTAATCCCATAGTGATCCCCAATAGAGCTGAATCCAGGAAAAGTGTATATCTTCACTATTTCATCAGACACTCAATTATGTTTTATTTGGGAATTCACCAACGACAAGACATAGACGGGACAATGATGACTCGGTCTACCGTGAGAATGTTGGCCGTAAGACGGTTTGGTGTAATGTAAATGGGCCAAAGGTTCAGGACAAAAGAACTTGTTATCGATTTTTAAGAAACTGGGAGTAAAGGCAAAGAACCCTTACCCATTAATGGACAGGGGTGTAAATATCTAGAATTCATGTAGATCATAGACAGGACTGACAAGCTGACTTTATTTTTTAAGATCATTGAGGTCTTTTAACTGCTTAAAATATCcaccattatattttgatagatcacacATTTTGGGGTGCAGCAATACCTATGtttgatgatttttactgtttattcatattagttctagggaaaaatGGGTGATTagattttttagggttttttataacttgtttattttattttttttactatttttttttactattttttagaccccctatggTACTAGgcctttttgcatttccattttttactcctcaccttcaaaaatctatcattttgaaTTTTTCCATGGAAAGAGCTGTATgaaagcttgttttctgtgtaataaattgcacttcatagtgatggtatttaatattccatgccaagtacatggaagcgggaaaaaaaccaaattcagtgaaattgatgaaaaaatgcatttgttttgttggcttggattttacagctgtcATTGTGCGCgccaaatgacacatctactcTATgttttgggtcggtgtgatcatggtgataccaaatttatacaggttttataatgttttcatacatttacaaaaattaaaacctcctgtaccccccaaaaaatctttattttggcatcttctggcactaataacttttttgcaagatgaggtgacattttcattgctactattttgaggacggTACGGCCAATTGATCccttttcattaaatttttttatattttgcaaaatagcggaaaagtggcattttcgactttgggcgctgattatcattacggggttaaacgctgggaatatccaccattatattttgatagatcacacATTTTGGGGTGCGGCGATACCTATGtttgatgatttttactgtttattcatattagttctagggaaaagtgggtttgattttttagtttttttttataacttgtttattttattttttttactattttttagaccccctagggtactttaaccctaggttgtctgactgatcctaccatatactgccatactactgaattgggaagctctgtgtagcgctggggAATATgctagcgctatataaataaaggaattattattattattattattactaccacATTATGAAAGTATATGGGGATCTTTTTGGACATCAGTCTTGATATCTAGTAGTAAGCTACTCCCAAAGACATGAAGATTGTCTTGGGTATCAGGTCAGCCACCTTGGCTTTCAAATAGTGGGAAGAGTGAAttctaaatgtatatatatatatatatatatatatatatatatatatatatatatatatatatatatatatatatatcttgccTTCTTTCTGAACATCCACTTTCCACTGTAGGTTGGTGAAAGTCGCTGAAGGGCGGACCATATAGTTAGGGCTTctttaatgtattgtttatatggCAATAAAGCTCTTAATTGGGGCTTTGTGCTCCTTTGCACTTCAATACAGTAACAATGAAAAAGTGCTGCCACTGGGAGgactctgtctccaactgtctccaACTGTCTACACCAGGAGACATTCACATACAACCCAAGGGGCATGAAGGGTGGACATCAATGAGCATTTGAAAGACTAATAAAGAATTGCCCTGACTATAAACATATGGATAACTGGGTTGATGTGATCATGCTGATGGATATTTAGTTCTCCTTGTGAAGCTCTTGTCTGTTGGTGGCAAAGACCCATTAGCATTAAGGGCCCAACAAAACCTAAATGAAGGCAGCCATTCAGAGAAGTCAACTAGCCACTAGGGTGTCCAGTTAAGTTGCACTCAGCAAAATACTTGTTCCAAAGACATTTATTCCTTTACAACTCCCACTTCACATGAATACTTGGCTCACAGTACTGTGTGTGAATGTGTTTTCAATGAAGGTGGTCTTAAACTCTCACCTgcttgaatggggggggggggggggggcaataagtCAGGACTGGACAACATCTTGAGAGAAGGTTGAGAATAATTGACATATGCCAGGCCCCATATCTGCCTCCTTTGTGTCTAGGCACCTTAATCCAACATGCCTCAACCTACCCCAACATCTGTCACTGGTGGAAAGTTTATAGATCTCGATACACATAAGATAACCAGAAACCCATAAATTGGtgtgtttaaaaacatttttatagaaTATTTAGCATGATCATAAGCTAATGTCAGACTTCTGTAgggtatttttaatttaaaaagttttgGTTTTAGCTGGAAATCCAACATGCCTCAACTGCCTCTAACATCAGCCAACAAGGGAGAGGCTCATGAACCTCCATAAACATGATCAGGTTTTACTGATATTTATTGTCAATTGAATATTTTTGTTAAAACCTTTCATGAAAATCTCCCCCTAGAGATGATTCATAAAGTTCTTCTGACAAAGTTCTTCATAAACTTTTATCACCACCATCAGAGGTTTAGGTTTTTGTTAAGGCCCCCATTCACATAAAGTACCGTAGCTACAATGCCTCCCAATTTTCTCATAGACATGCAGACTCAGCTGAGTATTCTGGCAGCGTCACGGCatccaaaaaaactgaaaaattggaCAATATATTCCACTTCCCTACTGAGGGTGAATACATACTAAAATGTATGGGTGGATCTGATGAAATTCAAGTTAGTATATTTCTTCTTCGTACCAAGCATAGATATAATGACCTTCTGCACTAAACAATGTCCACGACATGGGATTAATAATTTCAAACATGGCCGTGTTCTATCCAGACCATACAATTACAACCCGTATTTTTGTAAATATTAGCTTTTGACTGCCATCTATAATCTCCATGATTCAATCACGTTTAATTAATATATTGACTTATTATAATTGTCTCCATTTGCCACCCTGATCAACCCCTCATAAAGTCATTTTCCAGCCCACTCCCCCCAGGCGGAGGATTCATCATTGCCATCTGACAGCCCATCTCGCTGATATGAATTGCTGCAATGTCCTATGTGATGAGTGACAATAAAGGCATCAGGTCCCAACAACCTGCCTGTAGCTGTGGGCAGGAAGGGGACGTGGCAGTAGCCGTTGCTGATAAGGTGGCCATCGATCACAGTACGCCATCACTGCTCAGGTGATTGTAAGGCTGGTGACAAGACGCTCGCTATCTATGGGAACCATCATCTCTTTATTTAACCAACTAATGGGATAACATCTCATTGACACTGCTGCCTCGTTTACTCCCATCACTGTAAGGAGCCCATGTATATGAatgaggagaagactgatcaatGTGTCTCCAATGGTGACTTTTTTTAAGAGCCAGAGAGAGCCCATTTATTTCCAATGATTTGGTGGTGTAAAGTTTTTACGGTTACGATCTAGATATTTTTTATTGTTGTCACACAAGCCAGGAGTCTTTCTCCAGTCCTCAGGATATTGGGGTCTGTACTCATTATGTAGGACCCCAATACCCGAGATAAGGCTATCATTGACACTAAAAGTCTTCCTTATGTTGTGGAATATATattaacaaaaaacattttttcctgGCCCAGTTTAATTATCAAAGGAGACTACATAAGGACATCTGTGGGCCACTGTTTTGAGCTGGATATTCAAAATAATGTTGAGTTATTGTCATTTAGGGTCagatataagaaaaaaaataacttcaAAAAAGCTATTTTGCAGTTCATTCACTTTTTTTGAATTGTGAAAATATAAGGTGGTTACTCTCTCCTTATTTTAGGCAGAAGCTTATATAAAAGTATTTAGATGGTTCAACACATCTACTGACCAAGAAGAGATATGACCCAAAACTTAGTGGGAGAAaaattgtaatggattaaatTTATATAATGAAGTATTAATGAAGTTTTCCCCCAAAtaactataataactaactatattttAGTCATCATAAATAAATTCAGTCCTTGGGCAGATTTCTCAGGGCTTATATATTTGAAATTTGGTTTATAGGCCCTGAAATATGAGCAATTCCTGAGGCAAGGCCAGTAATTGCACCTGATCCCCCCCTTAAGCCTAATGGGaatgaaggggcatgaaggggacTCGGCCAGCAGCGAAGCCGGCCGGTGTGTGGCGTTCCTTCCCTGTGCCTTCGCACAAGCTATTGCCTGAGGCCATTCAGGTGCAGGCTAtggcgcaattctacaccaggctggACCTGACATAGAACTTCCCCACCAGCGCAATGTAAATCCAGATATTGGTTTCAAGCCTGAACCTATTGGGTGAGCTAAAATATAGTGTGAAACAAATCCAATAAATCAGATTTCCATGTATCGTTTGATATTTCAAGCTCAGATCGACCTTACATCTGCCTCTTTATGGAGGTATGCATAGTCTTAAAAATGAGGTACATTAAGCATTATTGGGGACCAAGTCATGAGTGTCACTTGGCATTTGAGCTGGCAGAGTAAACCATTCACGATTTGCTTCATAGAAGCTTCTTTTTCAAAGATTCGAAATGAAATCAGCCCGGAACAATTTTGCTCCAATTTTCCTGGACATTTTTCTATAACCCCCCTACAGTCCCTGAAAACagatttttcatttaaaaaaagccCCTATTGTTTACTTAATTTGTgttctgtatttttatatttccttACACTTCCCCCTAAGCACTAAGTTGAATGTGAATGAGCTAGCCACCATTTTGAAAGATTTGACCCTAATAAATCAAAAAAGAATCCAATTCAATTTGGTGTCAGGAAAAATACCTGGTTCATGTCTATGAACCAACAAATTGATTTGCCAAACTCTATTCTCCAGTGACCTACACCAGAAATATTAGAAATGTTTTTCTATGGTTTTTCAAATATCTTTTCCATATTTTACCCTCGTTCCTTATTTTTTCATATATGGACTTCATAGTCTTCCCCTTTCCCAGTGTTTTTTAAGGGGAGATGTCCTCTCATATACTGGAGAAATGCCCACATATCCCTCCATAACTGTGTAAGCTTGATGAACAACCATGTATTTTCCATGTACCCCCAATAAATACTTGACCTTAATAGAAAGATACATCTATATAACATTGTATTTAAACCAAATGATTAATCTCTTTCAGGTAgtggtatatagtataatatagtatgTTAGAAGCTGTATATTGAGCAAATTACAATATATCAAGATCATGTAAAGACATGGGTCATGAGTAACTGCCACTTGTTGCAATGCATTAGCATAAGAAAGGGAGAAATAATGTCCTGCTGTGGCAGACAGATGAGGAGTACAATCATTGAAAAGGAACTATTGTTCTACCTGGTGCCTTTCTGAAGGTGAGACCTGTTTATACCCACCCATTGCTTGTCTACTCAGCTATCCAACTGGTTGCTCACTTATAGACACACCCATTCATAGCCTCAGGTAGGAAGGTCTCAGGTGGTATAAAGACAGGTCTTGAGGCTTGACACACATCATCAGAAGCACCTTGAGACTTGACAGTGCTGTGAAGAGCATGaactccatccatctaccagctCATCAGACACTTCCAACTTCAAACCCTCTTCAGCCTCAACCCAAAAGTGCCCAGGAAGCTCCAGAGATGGCAGTGTATTGTGACAACTTTGGCATGTACCACCAGCAGAACCTGCATGCACCTCAGAGAGCTTCCAACTATGGAATAGGGGACTATGCTCCACCAACAAACCCTTACTTATGGCTTGGAGGACCAGGAGTCAACAATTCATCAAGTTACCCCTATGGCAATGGCCCATCTCCATACATGCCTCCAGCATATGGATCCCAGCGCCAGTACCTGCCAAATTCTGCAGGGTTTAGTGGATCAGATCTTAGCTGGTTGCAAGTCGCATCTCAGGAAGAACTCATGAAGATGGTGAGGCCTCCATATTCTTATTCGGCACTCATTGCGATGGCCATACAAAATACTCCGGAGAAGAAGCTAACTCTGAGTCAAATTTACCAGTATGTGTCTGACAACTTCCCCTTCTACAAGAAGAGTAAAGCAGGATGGCAAAATTCTATTAGGCACAACTTATCCCTGAACGACTGCTTCAAGAAAGTTGCAAGAGACGAAAGTGATCCAGGTAAGACATTTTCCAAAATgtgttattaattaattaattctgatacatttctgttttttttatttaaaaatttgacTTGCCTTTAATTTAGTCTTTTTATTATTGTAAAGGTTAGGATAAAATACGTTATATTTCACA
The DNA window shown above is from Engystomops pustulosus chromosome 1, aEngPut4.maternal, whole genome shotgun sequence and carries:
- the LOC140113257 gene encoding forkhead box protein I1c-like, with product MNSIHLPAHQTLPTSNPLQPQPKSAQEAPEMAVYCDNFGMYHQQNLHAPQRASNYGIGDYAPPTNPYLWLGGPGVNNSSSYPYGNGPSPYMPPAYGSQRQYLPNSAGFSGSDLSWLQVASQEELMKMVRPPYSYSALIAMAIQNTPEKKLTLSQIYQYVSDNFPFYKKSKAGWQNSIRHNLSLNDCFKKVARDESDPGKGNYWTLDSNCEKMFDNGNFRRKRKSKSDSNSTKVAKVTENDTVLQERKDKESPMSTPSPSTLDTSSPHDMKTPSPPVTTYTPCLNNFFNSITNIETNSVGKQMPLGLVNELSQRNITGFNSFNSIPSADPVGDVQDNSMFYNRASYYNSFPATNQKPQFLQQLQSQHPHIYPRY